In Bradyrhizobium guangdongense, the sequence GGACATCCATATTATGCGACCGCGCGCCTGTGGGACGACGGCGTGATCGATCCCGCCGACACGCGCCTCGTGCTCGGCCTCGGCCTCTCGGCGGCGTCGAATGCGCCGATCGAACCGACGAAATTCGGCCTGTTCAGGATGTGATGCGATGGACCGTTCAAAACTCTACCGTCGTTTTCGCACGCTCCTGATCGCCAACCGCGGCGAGATCGCCTGCCGCGTCATCCGCACCGCCCGTGCCATGGGCCTGCGCACCGTCGCGGTTTATTCCGAGGCCGACCGCGATGCGATGCATGTCGCGCTCGCGGACGAGGCCGTGCTGCTCGGGCCCGCGCGCGCCCGCGACAGCTATCTCAACGTCGAGCGGCTGATCGAGGCCGCCAAGAAGACCGGCGCTGAAGCCGTGCATCCCGGCTACGGCTTCCTTTCAGAGAATGCCGGATTCGCACAGGCCTGCCTCGATGCCGGTCTCGTCTTCGTCGGCCCGACAGCCGAGATGATGAATGCGATGGGTTCGAAGTCGGGCTCCAAAGCGCTGATGGAGAAGGCCGGGGTGCCGCTGGTGCCAGGCTATCACGGCGAGGCCCAGGACGATGCGACGCTGGCGAAGGCCGCGGACAAGATCGGCTTCCCCATCCTGGTGAAGGCCTCCGCCGGCGGCGGCGGCCGCGGCATGCGCATTGTGCGTTCGGCGGAGGAGCTTGCGCCGGCGATCGTCAGCGCCAAGCGCGAGGCCAAGGCCGCGTTCGGCGATGATCGCATGCTGATCGAGAAATATGTCGACAATCCCCGGCATATCGAGGTGCAGATCATCGGCGACGGCCACGGCAATCTCCTGTCGCTGTTCGAGCGCGAATGTACCTTGCAGCGCCGGCACCAGAAGGTGATCGAGGAAGCGCCGTCGCCGACACTCAACGCTGCCCAGCGAGAGACCGTCTGCGCGGCCGCGCGAAAGGCCGCGGGTGCGGTGAGTTATGTCGGCGCCGGCACCATCGAGTTCGTCTCCGATGGCAAAGACGTGTTCTTCATCGAGATGAACACGCGTCTCCAGGTCGAACATCCCGTGACCGAGCTGATCACGGGCATCGATCTCGTCGAATGGCAATTGCGCGTGGCCTTCGGCGAGGCGCTGCCCCTCAAGCAGGACGAGATCAAGCTCAACGGCCACGCCGTTGAAGCGCGCGTCTACGCGGAAAATCCGACCAAGAACTTCATGCCGTCGGTCGGCAGGATCTCGACCTGGCGGCTGCCGGCCGAGACCGGCGGCCTGCGCATCGACGCCGGCTACCGCGAGGGCGACAGTGTATCGCCGTATTACGACGCCATGCTGGCGAAAATGATCGCATGGGCGCCGACGCGCGATGTCGCGATCGATCGACTCAACCGCGCCCTGGAGGACTCCGACGCCCGCGGCATCGTGACCAACATCCCGTTTCTGTCGGCCCTGGTGACGCACGCGAAGGTGCGGGCGAACGCGATCGACACCGGCTTCATCGAGCGCGAGCTCGCGGTCTTGACGCAGACCTCGCCAGCACCCGGCGAGCTCGAGCTTTGCGCCGCGGTGGCTGCGATCGTCAATGATGAGCGTTTAGCTGCACAAAGCGAGGCAAATTCACCTTGGAAGACCTTCGGCTGGCAGCCGGTCGGCCGCCGCCAGCGCAGCTTTGCCTTCCGCGTCGGGCATGGGCCGGAGCAAAAGATCACGCTCAATTACGGCAGCGGACCGTCGACGCTGGTGGTCGGCGAGCGCGAGCTGGCGTTCGCGGTCGCGCCGAAGGACGGCGGTTTCGACCTGACGCTCGATGGCATCAAATCCTCGGTTGCCGCCGTGATCGCCGGCCATGAGCTCTATTTGCGCACACGCAACGGCCGCTTCGACCTGCATTGGGTCGACCCGTTCGGCGGCGAGAGCGAGGAGCATGTCGGCGAGGACAAGATCGCGGCGCCATTGCCCGGCACGGTCGTCGCCGTGCTGGCCGAGGAGGGGGCGAAGCTCGAGAAGGGCGCGCCGATTCTCACCCTGGAAGTCATGAAGATGGAGCAGACGCTGCGCGCGCCGTTTGCGGGCGTACTGAAATCCATCAGGTGCATGGTCGGCGACATCGTGCAGGAAGGGGTCGAGCTTGCCGTGGTCGAGCCCTCGGGAGAGTGATATGGGCAATCCCGTCCGCATCATCGAAATGGGGCCGCGCGACGGCCTCCAGAACGAGAAGACGTCAGTCAGCGTCGAGGCCCGCATCTCATTCATCGAGGCGCTGGTCGGAGCCGGCCTCAACACGGTCGAGGTTGGAGCCTTCGTCTCGCCCAAGGCGATCCCGCAGATGGCGAGCTCCGAGGCCGTGTTGCGTGGCGTCGCCCATTTGAGCGGGGCCGAATTCCACGTGCTCGTGCCGAACGAGAAGGGCTACGATGCCGCGCGCGCGGCCGGCGCAAAAGTCGTATCGGTGTTCGCCGCAGCATCCGAAGGGTTTTCCCGCGCCAACATCAATTGCACGGTCGCGGAGTCCATCGAGCGGTTCAAGCCGGTTCTGGCACGCGCCAAGGCCGACGGTGTCAAGGTGCGCGGCTACATCTCCTGCGTGCTCGGCTGCCCGTTCGACGGCGAGATCAAGCCGAAGGCGGTTGCCGAGCTCGCTGGCACGCTGTGGGAGCTCGGCTGCTACGAGATCTCGCTAGGCGACACCATCGGCGTCGGCACGCCTGACAAGGCGAAGGAGATGCTGCGCGCCGTGGTCGCTAACGTCCCCGCCGCAAAGCTCGCAATGCATTTCCACGATACCTACGGTCAGGCGCTGGCCAATCTCTATGCCGGGATGGAAGAGGGCGTCCGAGTCATCGATGCCGCCGCCGGCGGTCTCGGCGGCTGTCCTTATGCACCGGGCGCCACCGGCAATGTCGCGACCGAGGACGTCGTATACATGCTCGAAGGCATGGGAGTGAAGACCGGCGTAGACATGGAGAAGCTGCTGGCGGCGACGAACGCAATGAGCGCCGTGCTGGGCAAGCCGCCCGTGAGCCGGGTTGCGACCGCGCTGAATGCCAAGAGGAAGCGGGCTGCGTCCTAACTCTCCGTCACTGCGGGCGTAGCGAAGCAATCCAGAGTCTTTCCGCGAGAATTCTGGATTGCTTCGCTGTGCTCGCAATGACGATGGAGAATGTCGCTACCTGCTCGCATCCGGCCCCATCACCAGGTCCGGCAGCCAAGTCGAGATCTCCGGCACGAGGCAGAGCAGCAGCACCGCGCCCATCATCAACAGCACGAAGGGCAGCGTGCCCCAAATCACCTCGCTGAGCGAGATGTCTGGCGCGACATTGCGGATGACGAAGATGTTGAGGCCAACAGGGGGATGGATCAACCCCATCTCCATGACGATGGTCATGACCACGCCGAACCAAATGATGTCGAAATTGGCGGCGCGGAGCGGCGGCAGGATGATCGGCGCCGTCATCAGGATGATCGAGACCGGCGGCAGGAAGAAACCGAGCACGACGACCATGACGAGGATCGCGAACAGCAGTCCCCAACGCGGCAGGTGCATGGCGACGACGGATTCGGCCGCCGATTGCGAGATGTGCAGATAGCTCATCACGTAGGAATAGAGCAGCGACATGCCGATGATCATCATCAGCATGGTGGATTCCCGGATCGTCGATTTCATGATCGGGCCAAGATCGCTCGGCCGCCACACGCCATAGATCGCCGCAATCAGGCCCAGCGCCAGCAGGCCGCCGAGCCCGGCCGTCTCCGACGGCGTGGCATAGCCGCCATAGAGCGCCGCCATCACGCCTGTCAGCAGCAGCACGAACGGGATGACGCGCGGCAGCACGCTGAAGCGTTCGGCGAGCGTATATTCGTCGCGGGTCAGGATGGCAGCTTCCGGGCCGCCTTTCTTGTAGGCGGCTTCAGCCGCGGCGTATTCCTGGCGGAAACGGATCACGGCGTAGCCGCCGAACAGCGTGACCAGCAGCAATCCGGGGCCGATGCCGGCGAGGAACAGGCGTCCCAGCGACTTCTCCGCGGCCACCGCGAACAGGATCATGGTGATGGAGGGGGGCAGCAGAATGCCAAGCGTGCCGCCGGCGGCGATGATGCCGGCCGCGAAACCGCCGGAATAGCCGCGCTTGCGCATCTCCGGAATGCCGGCCGAGCCGATCGCCGAGCAGGTGGCAGGGCTCGAGCCCGCCATCGCCGCGAACAGCGCGCAGGCGAAGACGTTGGCAACGCCGAGGCCGCCGGGCACGCGATGCAGCCAGGCATGCAGGGCCGAATAGAGATCCTGGCCGGCCCGCGACTTGCCGATCGCCGCGCCCTTCAGGATGAACAGCGGGATCGACAGCAGCGTGATCGAGGCCATCTCCTCGTAGACGTTCTGCGTCACCGTATCGAGCGATGCCGAGGGCATGTAGATGCCCATGAACACGACCGCGACCGCGCCGAGCGCGAATGCGATCGGCATGCCCGAAAACATCACGAGCAGCGTCGCGACTCCGTAAGCTATACCGATACCGAAGACGCTCATGGACGCCGGGCTCCTGCGAAAGGCAGCGCCAGCTGCACGAGGATCTGGACGCAGAGCAGGCTCATGCCGAGCGCCATCAGTGAATAGGGAATGGCGAGGGGCGGCGACCACATCGAATTCGAGACCTGGCCGTCGACATAGGCCTCATGCGCCAGCGTCCAGGACTTCCAGGTGAAAAACGCGCAGAACAGGAACGTCACGACGTCGACGCACCAGAGCCGGATCCTGTTCGCCAGCGGCGACAGGAGCCCGACGAAAGCCTCGATGCCGATGTGGCCGCGGTTCTGCTGCACATAGGCCGCCGTCATGAAGGTGGCGCCGACCAGCAGGAACACGGCGGCTTCATCCTGCCAGTAATTGGCGGCCTTGAACAACGCGCGGCTCAGCACGCTGTAGCTCAGGATTGCACAGGCCGCGACCAGCGCCAGCGACGCAAACACGACGATGACGCGATTGAGGATGGCGAGGCCGCGATCGAGCGCTGCCGCAAGGCCGGTCCTTGCGGCAGAATTCATCTGATCGTCCCGATCCGGAAGCGGACCGTGGCTCATGCAGCGACGTCGGAGGCGAGCTTGAGCAGGTTCGCAGCTGTCGCGGTCTTGGCGCCGTAATCCTTCCACGCGGTGTCGCGGGCGATGTCGCGCCACTTGCCGACGGTCGCGGCATCGAGCGCCGAGACCTTGGCGCCGGCCTTCTCGTAGACCTTGGCGACCTCGACGTCGTCATCCTGCGCGCCCTTGCGGCCGAAGGCTTCGAGCTCTGCGCCGACGGCGACGAGGATGTCCTGCTGGTTCTTAGGCAGCTTGTCGAAGATCGCCTTCGACATCATCAGGGGCTCGAGCATGAACCAGTAGGACGCGCCCGCACCCGAGGTCAGCGATTTCGCGACCTCTTCGAGGCGGAACGAGATCAGGCTGGTGGAGGAGGTGATGCCTGCGTCGCAGGCGCCGGTCTGCATCGCCGCGTAGATTTCGTTGGAGGGGACCGACAGCACCGAGGCGCCGGCGGTCTGCAGCACCATGTCCATCTCGCGCGAGCCGCCGCGCACCTTCATGCCCTTGGCGTCCTCCGGCGCCACGATCGGCTTGGAGCGGCTGGCTACGCCGCCGGCTTGCCATACCCAGCTCAGGAGGATGATGCCCTTGTCGGCAAGGAAGTCGGTCAGCGCCTTGCCGACCGGCTCCTTTTTCCAGCGCATGCCCTGGTCATAGGTGGTAACGAGGCCGGGCATCAGGCCGATATTCGTCTCGGGCAATTCGCCGCCGGCATAGGGCATCGGATAGAGAGAGATGTCGAGCGCGCCCTTGCGCATGGCCGAGAACTGCGCGTTGGTCTTGATCAGCG encodes:
- a CDS encoding TRAP transporter small permease, whose amino-acid sequence is MSHGPLPDRDDQMNSAARTGLAAALDRGLAILNRVIVVFASLALVAACAILSYSVLSRALFKAANYWQDEAAVFLLVGATFMTAAYVQQNRGHIGIEAFVGLLSPLANRIRLWCVDVVTFLFCAFFTWKSWTLAHEAYVDGQVSNSMWSPPLAIPYSLMALGMSLLCVQILVQLALPFAGARRP
- the dctP gene encoding TRAP transporter substrate-binding protein DctP, which produces MFTRRHLLATAVAAPAILRFGIGTAHAATTLKISHQFPGGTIDKGDFRDRLCRMFAAEVSKRSNGDIAAEIYPNSSLIKTNAQFSAMRKGALDISLYPMPYAGGELPETNIGLMPGLVTTYDQGMRWKKEPVGKALTDFLADKGIILLSWVWQAGGVASRSKPIVAPEDAKGMKVRGGSREMDMVLQTAGASVLSVPSNEIYAAMQTGACDAGITSSTSLISFRLEEVAKSLTSGAGASYWFMLEPLMMSKAIFDKLPKNQQDILVAVGAELEAFGRKGAQDDDVEVAKVYEKAGAKVSALDAATVGKWRDIARDTAWKDYGAKTATAANLLKLASDVAA
- a CDS encoding hydroxymethylglutaryl-CoA lyase, with the translated sequence MGNPVRIIEMGPRDGLQNEKTSVSVEARISFIEALVGAGLNTVEVGAFVSPKAIPQMASSEAVLRGVAHLSGAEFHVLVPNEKGYDAARAAGAKVVSVFAAASEGFSRANINCTVAESIERFKPVLARAKADGVKVRGYISCVLGCPFDGEIKPKAVAELAGTLWELGCYEISLGDTIGVGTPDKAKEMLRAVVANVPAAKLAMHFHDTYGQALANLYAGMEEGVRVIDAAAGGLGGCPYAPGATGNVATEDVVYMLEGMGVKTGVDMEKLLAATNAMSAVLGKPPVSRVATALNAKRKRAAS
- a CDS encoding TRAP transporter large permease, translated to MSVFGIGIAYGVATLLVMFSGMPIAFALGAVAVVFMGIYMPSASLDTVTQNVYEEMASITLLSIPLFILKGAAIGKSRAGQDLYSALHAWLHRVPGGLGVANVFACALFAAMAGSSPATCSAIGSAGIPEMRKRGYSGGFAAGIIAAGGTLGILLPPSITMILFAVAAEKSLGRLFLAGIGPGLLLVTLFGGYAVIRFRQEYAAAEAAYKKGGPEAAILTRDEYTLAERFSVLPRVIPFVLLLTGVMAALYGGYATPSETAGLGGLLALGLIAAIYGVWRPSDLGPIMKSTIRESTMLMMIIGMSLLYSYVMSYLHISQSAAESVVAMHLPRWGLLFAILVMVVVLGFFLPPVSIILMTAPIILPPLRAANFDIIWFGVVMTIVMEMGLIHPPVGLNIFVIRNVAPDISLSEVIWGTLPFVLLMMGAVLLLCLVPEISTWLPDLVMGPDASR
- a CDS encoding acetyl/propionyl/methylcrotonyl-CoA carboxylase subunit alpha, encoding MDRSKLYRRFRTLLIANRGEIACRVIRTARAMGLRTVAVYSEADRDAMHVALADEAVLLGPARARDSYLNVERLIEAAKKTGAEAVHPGYGFLSENAGFAQACLDAGLVFVGPTAEMMNAMGSKSGSKALMEKAGVPLVPGYHGEAQDDATLAKAADKIGFPILVKASAGGGGRGMRIVRSAEELAPAIVSAKREAKAAFGDDRMLIEKYVDNPRHIEVQIIGDGHGNLLSLFERECTLQRRHQKVIEEAPSPTLNAAQRETVCAAARKAAGAVSYVGAGTIEFVSDGKDVFFIEMNTRLQVEHPVTELITGIDLVEWQLRVAFGEALPLKQDEIKLNGHAVEARVYAENPTKNFMPSVGRISTWRLPAETGGLRIDAGYREGDSVSPYYDAMLAKMIAWAPTRDVAIDRLNRALEDSDARGIVTNIPFLSALVTHAKVRANAIDTGFIERELAVLTQTSPAPGELELCAAVAAIVNDERLAAQSEANSPWKTFGWQPVGRRQRSFAFRVGHGPEQKITLNYGSGPSTLVVGERELAFAVAPKDGGFDLTLDGIKSSVAAVIAGHELYLRTRNGRFDLHWVDPFGGESEEHVGEDKIAAPLPGTVVAVLAEEGAKLEKGAPILTLEVMKMEQTLRAPFAGVLKSIRCMVGDIVQEGVELAVVEPSGE